The nucleotide window ACTTAAACCATAGCCACAATGCCAATGGAGACTACTACAGAAACAAAGCAATCAGGAGATTTAATTTTCCGATCAAAACTCCCTGATATTTACATCCCTAAACATTTACCTTTACATTCTTATTGTTTTGAAAACATTTCGGAGTTCAGTTCTCGTCCCTGTTTGATTAATGGAGCCAACGATCAAATTTATACTTATGCTGAGGTTGAGCTCACTTGCAGAAAAGTTGCAGTTGGTCTTAACAAGTTAGGGATCCAACAAAAGGACACGATTATGATCCTTTTGCCGAATTCCCCTGAATTTGTGTTTGCTTTTATGGGCGCTTCATATTTAGGAGCCATTTCTACAATGGCCAATCCTCTGTTTACACCTGCAGAGGTTGTAAAACAAGCCAAAGCCTCAAGTGCTAAGATTATTATAACTCAATCGTGCTTTGTGGGCAAAGTGAAGGATTACGCAAGTGAAAATGATGTGAAGGTCATTTGTATTGACTCTGCACCGGAAGGTTGTCTTCATTTCTCAGAATTGACACAATCCGATGAGCATGAAATTCCTGAGGTGAAAATCCAGCCAGACGACGTCGTTGCGCTGCCGTATTCCTCTGGTACTACAGGGCTGCCGAAAGGTGTGATGTTGACGCACAAGGGATTAGTCACGAGCGTTGCACAACAAGTTGACGGTGAAAATGCGAATTTGTATATGCACAGTGAGGATGTATTGATGTGTGTGTTGCCTTTGTTCCATATATACTCACTCAATTCCATTTTGCTTTGTGGATTGAGAGTCGGTGCAGCGATTTTGATTATGCAGAAATTTGACATTGCTCCGTTCCTGGAGTTAATACAGAAGTATAAGGTGTCAATTGGGCCATTTGTGCCGCCTATTGTTCTGGCTATTGCTAAGAGTCCAATTGTTGATAGCTATGATCTTTCCTCAGTAAGGACTGTCATGTCTGGGGCTGCACCATTAGGAAAAGAACTCGAAGACGCTGTGAGAACCAAATTCCCTAACGCTAAACTTGGCCAggtaaatttcttatttttgtatttcattaTGTTATCTTTATGTTCTTATCATGAAATTCGAGCTACGTGCTGATTATCTTAATTTTTACTCAATCAAAGTCCGGATTTTAATGCACATGAAAGTTGATGATCTAGAATTTAACAGCCGTTTTGTATACAATCATCTGAGTTTTTTTTCCCTTTGAATAGTTTTGCCATttccaaaaaagaatatttttgaaagatcctCTAAAACTACTCAAAATTTTAATTGCACTtaatatattttctatttttttgaaataaCAAATGGATTTTGTTTGACTGAGTAAATTGCACGTAGTTGGTAAACGTCTATTTGTAAATTGGTGAGACAGATAATCTGTCTGAAAATCTTGTAATGTAGCAATTTCCACTTGTTACAACTATACAAATACTGCACACCTTTGTGGACATTATAGTTGGACTTTTTGACACCACACATTTGCTTTATAGTACTGCCTCAATCCTAATTATATGTACGGTATTTTTCTAAGCAAGaagtttaagaaataaaataaatttttaatactTATGGTCTTAAATGAATCAtaaatatttgtgtgat belongs to Nicotiana tabacum cultivar K326 chromosome 6, ASM71507v2, whole genome shotgun sequence and includes:
- the LOC107803673 gene encoding 4-coumarate--CoA ligase 1; this translates as MPMETTTETKQSGDLIFRSKLPDIYIPKHLPLHSYCFENISEFSSRPCLINGANDQIYTYAEVELTCRKVAVGLNKLGIQQKDTIMILLPNSPEFVFAFMGASYLGAISTMANPLFTPAEVVKQAKASSAKIIITQSCFVGKVKDYASENDVKVICIDSAPEGCLHFSELTQSDEHEIPEVKIQPDDVVALPYSSGTTGLPKGVMLTHKGLVTSVAQQVDGENANLYMHSEDVLMCVLPLFHIYSLNSILLCGLRVGAAILIMQKFDIAPFLELIQKYKVSIGPFVPPIVLAIAKSPIVDSYDLSSVRTVMSGAAPLGKELEDAVRTKFPNAKLGQGYGMTEAGPVLAMCLAFAKEPFDIKSGACGTVVRNAEMKIVDPDTGCSLPRNQPGEICIRGDQIMKGYLNDPEATTRTIDKEGWLHTGDIGFIDEDDELFIVDRLKELIKYKGFQVAPAEIEALLLNHPNISDAAVVPMKDEQAGEVPVAFVVRSNGSAITEDEVKDFISKQVIFYKRVKRVFFVETVPKSPSGKILRKDLRARLAAGVPN